The sequence TTTAGAATTTAAATTGCGATGTCTGTCGCCATGTAAAGTAAGCCGGATCACGGAAATCATCGATTAGATGATGGGTAAATTCAAGCTCACATTTTTCAAAGAATCTTTCCCATCCGATCCTTTCAGCCCATTCACCGAGACGCTCATACTTG comes from Thermodesulfobacteriota bacterium and encodes:
- a CDS encoding sulfite reductase, dissimilatory-type beta subunit, whose amino-acid sequence is GGKVSNRISPPKFSKVVVAFIPNETPRWPTMTATIKRIVEAYAKDAHKYERLGEWAERIGWERFFEKCELEFTHHLIDDFRDPAYFTWRQTSQFKF